The sequence below is a genomic window from Culturomica massiliensis.
AGTGTTTGAGGGTCTCCGGAAAGCATAACGATTTGGAGGAAGTAGGACATGATACGTATCATCATACCATGTTTGAGATGTTAGGTAACTGGTCGTTTGGAGATTATTTCAAAAAGGAGGCTATTGCCTATGCATGGGAGTTTCTGACGGATGTAATGAAGTTGGATAAAGACAGGTTGTATGCAACTGTTTTCGGAGGTGATAAGGAAGACAATCTGGAGCCGGATATGGAAGCCCGGGAGTATTGGTTGAATTATTTACCGGAGGACCGGATATTATTTGGAAACAAGAAGGATAATTTCTGGGAAATGGGAGATATGGGACCGTGCGGTCCGTGTTCCGAATTGCATATCGATTTACGTTCGGATGCGGAACGGAAGATAAAACCTGGACGGGAACTGGTTAATAAGGATAATCCATTGGTGATAGAGATCTGGAACCTGGTGTTTATGCAGTTCAATCGTAAAGCGGACGGAAGTCTGGAAAATTTACCGCATACCAATGTGGATACCGGTATGGGATTCGAGCGTTTATGTATGGCTGTACAAGGGAAGACATCCAATTACGATACGGATGTTTTTACTCCGATAATAGGTAAAATTGCAGAGTTCAGCGGGATAAAATACGGAGCGTCAGAGGAGTCCGACATCGCAATGCGTGTGATCGCGGATCATTTGCGGACCATTGCTTTCTCGATAACAGACGGTCAATTACCGTCCAATGTGAAAGCGGGGTATGTGATTCGCCGTATATTAAGGCGTGCTGTCCGGTATGCTTATACTTATCTGAATCAGAGAGATGCCTTTATGTATCGGTTTGTTCCGGTTCTGATTGAAGTGATGGGACAGCATTATCCTGAATTGGTTTCTCAGCAACAGTTGATCGAGAAGGTTATTCGGGAGGAAGAAAATGCTTTTTTAAGAACGTTGGATAAGGGCATTAAGCTGCTGGATCGTATTATAGCCAAGACGAAAGAGGAAGATTTTGTGACAGTACCGGGAAATGTAGCTTTCGAATTATATGATACCTATGGTTTTCCTTTGGATCTTACCGAATTGATTTTGCGGGAACAGGGTCTGGTTGTAAACCGTCGGGAGTTTAAGGCAGAATTAGAAGCACAGAAAGAACGTTCCCGTTCGGCTTCTGCTGTAGATACGGATGATTGGGTGGAGTTGCTCAATGACGATGAGCAGGAGTTCGTCGGATATGACAATACGGAAATTGAAGTACGTATAGCCCGTTATCGCCGGGTGGTGACCAAAGGAAAAACACAGTATCATCTTGTTTTTAATCTGACCCCGTTTTATGGAGAAGCCGGAGGACAGGTCGGTGATAGTGGCTGGTTGACTGGGGAGGAGGAAAAAATCCGGGTCATTGATACCCGGAAAGAAAATGGTTTGACGATACATATCGTGGAGCAACTGCCTATGGATCTGACTCAGGTATTTTTTGCCAAGGTTGATTTACACCGGCGGGTATTGATTGCCAATAATCATACGGCAACCCACCTTTTGGATTATGCGTTGCGGCAGGTATTGGGTAAGCATGTTGAACAGAAGGGATCGTATGTCAGTGATGAGCATTTACGATTCGACTTTTCTCATTTTCAGAAAGTCACCGATGAAGAGTTGCGGGAAGTTGCTGCGATCGTGAATCGTTTGATTCGTCAGAATTTGCCTTTGGAGGAACGTCGGGCTGTTGCTATGAGTGAAGCGCAGAGAATGGGAGCTATTGCCATTTTCGGAGAAAAGTACGGAGATTTGGTAAGGGTTATCAAATTTGGAGATTCGATAGAATTATGTGGAGGTACGCATGTGCCTGCGACGGGGCAAATCGGTTTTTTCCGGATACTCAGTGAGAGTTCCGTTTCTGCCGGCGTAAGACGTATTGAAGCGATAACGGCAGATAAGGCCGAGGAATATATCGTCAATTATTTCGACTTAATGAAGGATGTCGAGAAGTTGTTTAAATCCAATAAAGGGGTGATGGAAAATGTCACGGCACTTTTGGAGGAAAATGAAGGTTTGAAGAAAGATATCGAACGATTTGAAGCCGAAAGCCTGAAGTTGGTAAAAGAGCGGTTGAAGAATGAGCGGATCGTTATCCGGGATATCAATCTGATATTCGAAACGACGGAACTTCCGCAGGCTAAGGTAAAAGATCTGGCCTTCCAGTTGAAAGGAGAATATGACAAAGTCGTTCTGGTACTGGGAGGTGTTTACGGAGGTAAACCTCACTTGACGGTCATGATCAGCGATGCTTTGGTTAAAGAATATGGTTTACATGCCGGCCAGATTGTCCGGGAGGCTGCTCAGGAAATAAAAGGCGGCGGCGGCGGTCAGCCGTTTTTCGCTACTGCCGGTGGTTCCGACCCTGATGGAGTGGATAATGCCATCGCTTTTGCAGAAAGATTGATTAAGCATAAACTGAATATTGGTTAATTCTGCAATATTTTTTATAAGGAGTGGTTATTTTGATATTTTTTTATACATTTGCTCTGAAAAACAAGGACCAATTAGATTTTTTAAGTATAAAATTTTGAACAATTATGAAAAGGACATTTAGATCAGTTGCAACTTTAATGTTGGCAGGGGTTGTCGTTATTTCTTGTTCTCCTTTGAATAAAATGAAAAAAAGGGCTGGAGAATTAGGTTATAAAGTAACACCTGAAGTATTGGAAGAGAAAGGGAATATGGTTGATGTAAAAATCGACGTGACTATTCCTGCTAAATTCTTTAACAAGAATGTTACGGCAGTAGCGACTCCCGTATTGAAATATCAAGGTGGTGAAAAAGCTTTTGCCTCACAGACTTTGCAGGGAGAAAATGTTCAGGGAAATAACGTTGTTGTGCCTTATGAAGCTGGTAAAACAATTTCTTACACCGGTCAGATGCCTTATGAAGACGCTATGAGAATTTCAGATCTTGTAGTGAAGGTACAGGCTTCTAAAGGTGCCAAGTCGGTTGATTTCGATCCGATTAAGATTGCTGACGGTATCGTAGCTACAGCAACTTTGGTAAATAATGATCCGGCTATTGTTTTGGGTAAAGATAATTTCCAAAGAATTACTCCGGAACAGAATGAAGCTGCTATTTATTATCTGATCAACTCTTCCCAGATTCGTAACAATCAGGTGAAATCCGAAGAAATTCTGGCTATGGAGAAATTCCTGAAGGAGGCTAAAGCGGATGAAAATGTAAATCTGAAAAACGTTGAAATTCAGTCTTATGCTTCTCCGGACGGATCCTATGACTGGAATGATAAATTAGCAAACAAACGTGAGGGTGCTTCAGACAATTTCCTGAAAAAGAATATGAAGAAAAACAAAATGGATGAATATAAGAATTTGGATTTCTTCAAGAAATATGTGGTAGCAGAAGACTGGGAAGGATTCAAAAAGGCTATGGAAGCTTCCAGCATCCGTGACAAAGAGTTGATTCTTCGTGTATTGGCCATGCATTCTGATCCGGAAGTGAGAGAAAGAGAAATTAAAAATATTGCTTCTGCTTACTCTGCAATTGCAGATCAGATTCTTCCGAAATTGAGACGTTCTAAATTTGTTGTAAATGCAGAGCGTGTAGGAAAATCTGACGAACAGATCAAAGACCTGGCTAAATCCAATCCTTCAGAATTGGATGTTGAAGAATTGTTATATGCCGCTACTTTATTCGATAACGATGCTGATAAATTGGCTGTTTATGAAACTGTAATGTCACAGTTCCCGAATGATTGGAGAGGTTTCAACGATGCCGGTATGATTCTTTTTGAAATGGGTAAAATTGCTCAGGCTAAATCCGATTTCGACAAAGCAAACAGTTTGTCTGCAAATAATAAGATTGTGAAAAACAATTTGGGTGCAGTTGAATTGAAAAACGGCAATGTGAAAGAGGCAGAAGTTTTGTTTGGTGCGGCAACCGGTGCAGGTAATGAAGTAAACTATAACAAAGGTATTGTAGCTATCATGAAAGGGGATTACAAAGCTGCTGTTGATTATTTCGGAAAATGCAACTGTGTAAATGCTGCTTTGGCTAATTTGCTGAACGGTAATAACAACGAAGCATTGAAGAAATTGAACGAAGGCAAAGACAATTCTGCATTGGCTTCTTACCTGAAGGCTGTTATCGGAGCCAGAACGAATGATGCTAATATGGTTATGTCAAACCTGAAAGATGCTTGTGCAAAAGATTCTTCTATGAAGAACCTGGCAGAAACGGATATAGAATTTGCTAAATTCTTCCAGAATCCGGACTTTCAGGCTATTGTTAAGTAATTGAACTTTAATTATAATAAAATGGCGGCTTTTATCGAAGCCGCCATTTTTTATTAGGTTTTTTTTAACACGGATTACATTTCTCTTTGTTTATATTTGTTCATAATAAAAACAGGGGAAACTAAATGAAAATTATCGCGGGTGCAATAATAATATTTTTATTGTTGTCTTCCTGTGCCCGGAAGAATGCCGTTATTGTCAGTGGCCGGGTAGAAAACGGAGATACGATTGTTTCTGTATGGGTTGATGACACGATTTATTCTTTTCCATTGGATGAGAATGGCTTTTTTGCAGGTTCGATACCGTTGCAAAAAGGCGTTTATGCCTCTTTCTTACCGAATTCTCTCGATTTGTATTTAAGTCCCGGTGAAGACCTGGAGATATATGTTAATATGTTGAATATTTCCGGATCTTTGAATTTCAGCGGAAGCTTGGGGGGGATCAATAATTATATGAAGGAGCAGGAAATGGCTGTTTTCTTCAATAAGGATTATTATGCCTTGGAAGAGGAAGACTTTGTCAAACAAATGCAACGTTTGATTGAAGAGAAGACCACATTGCTTGAAGCTAAGAATTTTGATGCTGTTTTTACGGATATTGAAAAATTGAGAATTCGTTACTCCATAGGAGAGCGTATCCTGGTATATCCGTTTTATCGGCAGCAGAATCAGGTCGGATCTTATCATCCGGGAAAAATGTTTAGTGATTTTTTATCGACTTTTTCTTTGGATCATGACGAATTGTTTGTTACCCGTGATTATCGTAAGTTCTTGTTGAATTATGTATATTTTCAAGGGGGTAACCAATACGATGCCGGAGAGAATTATACAAGTGGTATTGCCGATTATATTTTTGTTCATTTTACCAAACCGGATATCCGTGACTTTTTGTTGTCGGAAGTGGTATACAGGTATATGTGGGAAAATAATGGGTTAGAGGGAGCCGGGCATTTGCTGGAAGTTTTCCGGCGCGAGTGTAAGGATTCCAAACGTATCCAATATATTGAGGATATCGTGAGCCGTTGGGAGAAATTGTTGGTGGGAGAGCCGGCGCCTGATTTTACTTTGGAGGGAGGAAATGGAAAAACGATCCGGTTGAAAGATTTCAGGGGGAAGTATCTGTACATCAGTGTCTGGGCAAGTTGGTGTATGCCGTGTAAAAAAGAATTACCTTATATAAAGTTGTTGGAAAAGGAATATGAAGGAAAGAATATTCAGTTCTTGTGTGTATCTATAGACGGAACGGATCGGAAGTCGGAGTGGGAGAGAGCATTAAAGAAAGAAAAATACGGGGGCATGCAAGCTATTATAGATAAGAATGGGAAATTCAATCAGGATTACATGATTATCAGTGTGCCGCGTTTTATTCTGGTTGATCCGGAAGGGAAAATCGTAAGTTCGAATGCCCCCCGGCCTTCCGGCGCTATCCTGCATTTTTTGAATAAACAACAGATTCATTGATCTTTTTTAGGAAAATCTTTTGTTTTTTTTAATTAATTTATATATTTGTGTGGGTTTTCCTGAAGAAGTTCATTTTTAACAACGGTGTGATGAGAATGTCGGAGGTGTTTTGGATAATAGCGGGTTTATTATTATATGCTTGTAACTCTGATGTAACGGTTATAAAGGGAGAGATTGAGGGGTTGGAAGGAAAAATCACATTGGCGATGATCGAGCCGCAGACAAATGATACTGTTGTAATTGCAGAGCAGGATGTGGTGGATGGGAAAATCGATTTGAAAAGCAAAGGGGTGAGTGTACCGGCTTGGGTCTGGCTGAATTTGGATAAAGGACGGTCGATTGATTTTATAATCGATTCGCATCGGAAAATTCAGATTGAAGGCAGTTTGGCTGATATCGGTCGGATTTCAGTAACAGGCTCGGATTTGGCGGAAGAATATGTTTTTTTACAACAGCTTTTGGAAGAAAGGTATGATATGCCTTTGGCTGAATTGGAAAAAATGATTCATAATCTGCAACGGAGGGAAGTTCTTAATAGTCGTGGTGAATTTATATTGGCAAGTTACCGGAGGCGTTTGGAAAAATTCAAGCGGTATCGGTTTGAGTATATAGAGAAGTTGATTGAAATGAATCCGAGCCAGGAATTATCTTTGTTTTTGATATGGGATGAGCTGAAAGATAGTGCGGATGTTCAAAAAAGATTGTTTGAAAGTATGTGTATCGAGAATAAAGAAAGTAATATCTATCAGTTGTTGACTGAAAGATTGCAATAGATATAAACCACGAAAGTGGTTTTGTTTTCCCGTTTTTATTACTTAGTTGTTTTTAAGGATGCTCATTCGTGGGCATCCTTTTTCTTTTTTAAGAAAATGTTTTTCAGTTGTTGAGAGCGTGAATTTGTCTGCATTGAAAATAATATTAATTTTACCTTTTGACTTTACTTCGGTATCAAAGAAATATACGTAATAGGATATGATTAAAAAGATTATTATCCGGGTGTTGTTGGTGTTTATGATTACGGCTTTTTCTGCTGTAGTTATTGTCCAGTGGATTTGGATAAAGTATGCTCTTCAGGAACGGCAGACTCGTTTTTCTTCCCGGGTTTACGATGTATTGAACCGGGTTGTGAACCGGGTAGAAGAGATCAATTATCTGAAATATCTCCGGGAAGTCCAGAAACAATTGGGGGAAATTCAGAATTACAATGAATTGATAGCTTCTTCGGCAGGGGGGAATGTTATGGGGGGATGGTCTTCAACCTATTTGTATGATTTTTTACATACGGATATCAACCGTTTGAATCAGGAGCGTTCTTATATTGCTCCTCAGAAAATACCGTTACCGCATTCGGGGGTACGTAAGTTAAGCAACCAGGAGTTTATTGTTCAAACGATTAAATCTATTGGTTATTCGGCTGTAGACACAACCCGGGAACCCAATCTGTATTCGGTGATAAACGAGAAGTTGAAGGATTTTATGATCCGGTTGGTCAAAGAAAAGGATCCGCAGAATGTTTCAATCCAGAAGAGGTTGGAGAGTATAGATTTGCAAAGTTTGCTTACCAGTTATTTTAGGGGATATAACATACGTATACCGTTTACATATGAAATCTTATCCAGAAAAGATTTGTTGGATAAGGTAAGGGACAAGGAGCTTGAAAATTTTTACTATGTGGATCTTTTCCCTTACGATTACATTAAGAAAGATTATTATCTGGGCATACGTTTTAAATCGGTGCAACCGGTTATCATTGAAAATATGGGATGGTTGTTCTTTGCATCCGGTTTTTGTGTTTTCGGTTTATTGATCGTATTTGCAGTGACAATACTCATTATCATGCGGCAACAGAAACTTTCTGTGATGAAGAGCGAGTTTATCAATAATATGACCCATGAATTTAAAACCCCTATTGCTACTATTTCTTTAGCTACTTCTGCTATTGCTAAAGAAAAAGTTTTGAATGATAAGGAACAGTTGTTGCAGTTCAATTCGATTATTAAAAGCGAGAACGAGCGGATGAATAAATACGTGGAACGTATATTGCAGCAGGCGAAATTAGACCGTCGGGAAATTCATTTGAATCGTGTGGAAACGGATATGAATGATTTGATCCGTGAAGCGGTGGGGCATTTTATGTTACAGGTACAAACTGCCGGAGGTACTTTGGCTTGTCGGTTAAAAGTTGAAAATTTTATCCTTTACGTGGATCAGGTACATATGATGAATGTCATATCCAATCTTTTGGATAATGCCGTCAAATATTCTTCCGGAGCTCCGGAAATAGAGGTTTTTACGCGGAGAGAGGGAGATATGCG
It includes:
- the alaS gene encoding alanine--tRNA ligase, which codes for MKSAEIRQKFLDFFESKSHTIVPSAPMVIKDDPTLMFTNAGMNQFKDIILGNVSMKYKRVADSQKCLRVSGKHNDLEEVGHDTYHHTMFEMLGNWSFGDYFKKEAIAYAWEFLTDVMKLDKDRLYATVFGGDKEDNLEPDMEAREYWLNYLPEDRILFGNKKDNFWEMGDMGPCGPCSELHIDLRSDAERKIKPGRELVNKDNPLVIEIWNLVFMQFNRKADGSLENLPHTNVDTGMGFERLCMAVQGKTSNYDTDVFTPIIGKIAEFSGIKYGASEESDIAMRVIADHLRTIAFSITDGQLPSNVKAGYVIRRILRRAVRYAYTYLNQRDAFMYRFVPVLIEVMGQHYPELVSQQQLIEKVIREEENAFLRTLDKGIKLLDRIIAKTKEEDFVTVPGNVAFELYDTYGFPLDLTELILREQGLVVNRREFKAELEAQKERSRSASAVDTDDWVELLNDDEQEFVGYDNTEIEVRIARYRRVVTKGKTQYHLVFNLTPFYGEAGGQVGDSGWLTGEEEKIRVIDTRKENGLTIHIVEQLPMDLTQVFFAKVDLHRRVLIANNHTATHLLDYALRQVLGKHVEQKGSYVSDEHLRFDFSHFQKVTDEELREVAAIVNRLIRQNLPLEERRAVAMSEAQRMGAIAIFGEKYGDLVRVIKFGDSIELCGGTHVPATGQIGFFRILSESSVSAGVRRIEAITADKAEEYIVNYFDLMKDVEKLFKSNKGVMENVTALLEENEGLKKDIERFEAESLKLVKERLKNERIVIRDINLIFETTELPQAKVKDLAFQLKGEYDKVVLVLGGVYGGKPHLTVMISDALVKEYGLHAGQIVREAAQEIKGGGGGQPFFATAGGSDPDGVDNAIAFAERLIKHKLNIG
- a CDS encoding tetratricopeptide repeat protein — its product is MKRTFRSVATLMLAGVVVISCSPLNKMKKRAGELGYKVTPEVLEEKGNMVDVKIDVTIPAKFFNKNVTAVATPVLKYQGGEKAFASQTLQGENVQGNNVVVPYEAGKTISYTGQMPYEDAMRISDLVVKVQASKGAKSVDFDPIKIADGIVATATLVNNDPAIVLGKDNFQRITPEQNEAAIYYLINSSQIRNNQVKSEEILAMEKFLKEAKADENVNLKNVEIQSYASPDGSYDWNDKLANKREGASDNFLKKNMKKNKMDEYKNLDFFKKYVVAEDWEGFKKAMEASSIRDKELILRVLAMHSDPEVREREIKNIASAYSAIADQILPKLRRSKFVVNAERVGKSDEQIKDLAKSNPSELDVEELLYAATLFDNDADKLAVYETVMSQFPNDWRGFNDAGMILFEMGKIAQAKSDFDKANSLSANNKIVKNNLGAVELKNGNVKEAEVLFGAATGAGNEVNYNKGIVAIMKGDYKAAVDYFGKCNCVNAALANLLNGNNNEALKKLNEGKDNSALASYLKAVIGARTNDANMVMSNLKDACAKDSSMKNLAETDIEFAKFFQNPDFQAIVK
- a CDS encoding TlpA family protein disulfide reductase, producing MKIIAGAIIIFLLLSSCARKNAVIVSGRVENGDTIVSVWVDDTIYSFPLDENGFFAGSIPLQKGVYASFLPNSLDLYLSPGEDLEIYVNMLNISGSLNFSGSLGGINNYMKEQEMAVFFNKDYYALEEEDFVKQMQRLIEEKTTLLEAKNFDAVFTDIEKLRIRYSIGERILVYPFYRQQNQVGSYHPGKMFSDFLSTFSLDHDELFVTRDYRKFLLNYVYFQGGNQYDAGENYTSGIADYIFVHFTKPDIRDFLLSEVVYRYMWENNGLEGAGHLLEVFRRECKDSKRIQYIEDIVSRWEKLLVGEPAPDFTLEGGNGKTIRLKDFRGKYLYISVWASWCMPCKKELPYIKLLEKEYEGKNIQFLCVSIDGTDRKSEWERALKKEKYGGMQAIIDKNGKFNQDYMIISVPRFILVDPEGKIVSSNAPRPSGAILHFLNKQQIH
- a CDS encoding DUF4369 domain-containing protein — encoded protein: MRMSEVFWIIAGLLLYACNSDVTVIKGEIEGLEGKITLAMIEPQTNDTVVIAEQDVVDGKIDLKSKGVSVPAWVWLNLDKGRSIDFIIDSHRKIQIEGSLADIGRISVTGSDLAEEYVFLQQLLEERYDMPLAELEKMIHNLQRREVLNSRGEFILASYRRRLEKFKRYRFEYIEKLIEMNPSQELSLFLIWDELKDSADVQKRLFESMCIENKESNIYQLLTERLQ
- a CDS encoding sensor histidine kinase, which gives rise to MIKKIIIRVLLVFMITAFSAVVIVQWIWIKYALQERQTRFSSRVYDVLNRVVNRVEEINYLKYLREVQKQLGEIQNYNELIASSAGGNVMGGWSSTYLYDFLHTDINRLNQERSYIAPQKIPLPHSGVRKLSNQEFIVQTIKSIGYSAVDTTREPNLYSVINEKLKDFMIRLVKEKDPQNVSIQKRLESIDLQSLLTSYFRGYNIRIPFTYEILSRKDLLDKVRDKELENFYYVDLFPYDYIKKDYYLGIRFKSVQPVIIENMGWLFFASGFCVFGLLIVFAVTILIIMRQQKLSVMKSEFINNMTHEFKTPIATISLATSAIAKEKVLNDKEQLLQFNSIIKSENERMNKYVERILQQAKLDRREIHLNRVETDMNDLIREAVGHFMLQVQTAGGTLACRLKVENFILYVDQVHMMNVISNLLDNAVKYSSGAPEIEVFTRREGDMRIIGVQDHGIGISKEAQRKVFKRFYRVPSGNLHNVRGFGLGLSYAKSIVELHNGSMRLTSKKNKGTLVEIIFRIE